DNA from Elaeis guineensis isolate ETL-2024a chromosome 2, EG11, whole genome shotgun sequence:
TTGGGAGGACTTCTTACCACTGCCATGTTCAGTACCCAGAGAGACCAATGTGCAACTGCCCCTGTGGACATCTTGATCTAGATCCTGTAATCTCTTATCATCATGAAGGGTTTTACCCTCAACCTGCCTGCTCCTGTGTGCACTGCTACAACAAACACCAGGTGCTGCCTGCACAGGCTCCTCCTGCCTTTATCAGTAATAAGAGGGTTCCTTATCTTGAAAACAATCATGGGTTTTACCATGTGGATGGTCCATCTGTGTCTGGTTCACGAAGTTACAATCAAACATATGGCAGTTCATCTTTGTATTCTCATGAGCAACAGTCACAACAAAGTGCTGCATTTCCTGGGAAGACAGATAGTCGTCCTTGTCAACCCAAAGCTGGTGCTGCTCCTTTCGTAGTTTGCTGTAATTGTTTTGAATTGCTGCTGCTACCTCAAAAACTTAAGCTTACGGTAGAGAAATGTTTTAAGTTGCGCTGTGGGTCATGCTTTCAGGTAATATCATTAGAACTTGATGGGAAAAGACTTGttacttctgcccgtccaccagCCACGCCTGCAACTAAGATCAGTAATGGCTCTAATGATGGGTTGAATGAGGATTTTCTCCCTCAAAGCCATGCCAATAGACATCCTGATACTTCTTACTCAGAAGATTATGATAGCCCAGGCTATAACATCCAATCTATGGTTGAGAACCTAGTTTCTCCTCCTACATCAAGTCATGAAATGACTGGAAAAAAATATGACTTAAACTTTAGTCATGCAGATAAAATGCAGGGGATCTCCACATCTTCCAGTAGGTCTGAGGATGTGGAGAGTCCAGACAGTCAGATGTGTCAGAGAGATGCACCCAGCTCTGCAGAACTGCCCTTTGAGGATGAAGTGACTTCAGATGTTCCAGGTCTACCACTTCGTGAGCATTTGGCGCACCCATTATCTAATCAAGTAACATATGGCTCTGGAAAGGGAAGCACTAGTAGACGCTATAATCAGAAAAAGATTGCATCTTTTAATGGAAATTTTCAGCAAAACTCTGAAAAAGACGTACAAGCAGCAACTGAGATTGATTTGTCAGTTGATGAGTACTCCAATCCTGATTTCTCTCAAGATTCTTGGGAAGTAAGAAGAGATGAAGATCAACATAGGATTGGCAAGGATGATGATTCATTCTTTGCTGGCCTTATGAAGAAGACCTTCAAGgatatctctctatttaatcaGTCAGGGAAGGATGATAGATCAAAAGTTTCAATTAATGGCCACCCTATTTCTGATCATTTGGTTAAGAAGGCTGAAAAGCTAGCTGGACCAGTGTATCCTGGAAAATATTGGTATGTTACTCGTTCACATGTAGGACATGCAAAGGTTTATCGACCAGCTTAGTACTTTATAATTCTTTCTTACTCAGTGGTTCATCTGATGATGTGTGTTCTCATGCATGTGTGCAGCATATAATCCGCAGCATATAATCGTGAAAGCATGTCTTAGAAACAATCCATCTTTAGGAAGTAGTTTAAAAAACTTCTAGGTCTTGAGATCGAACACATAATACCTGTGGAAATACCGAACATTGAGACACTGATATACAGATTGCATACTTCAGTCTTCGCATAGCTGTTATATATGTTTGTGCTATAGTTAAAACTTTTAAGTTAAACAAGAAGAATCTTGATATTATATATGTTTTATCCGTGACAACAATATGGTTGTCCTCCATTTTGAGCCTTGGTGCAATGGTAAGATTGCTCAATTGTGACCTCAAGGTCACGAGTTAGAACACTGAAACAACCTCTCCACACTTGGGGCTAAGGCTGCATATATCTGACCTTTCCCAAATCCTGCAATGGTGGTAGCCTCATGCATTGGGCCATCCTTTTTTTATCCACGACTACTGACCAAATACCAGATTAAATTTAGGGTCATTTAGAAAACACCTTTGAGTTATTCTACATGCTGTAATTATGATTTAGGAGATGTTGTGTAGATTGTATTGCAACTTGCATGTTATCTACTTGTTGTTCTTCTTCTAGAGATTACATGTTCTGCTGCCCTTGTGATTCAGGTATGATTACCGTGCTGGATTTTGGGGTGTCATGGGACATCCATGCCTTGGCATAATTCCTGTAAGGGCAACTAATTCTGAATAACAGTACTAGCGTTCTATTACTGGATTTACTGATAAAATGCTTGATTTGGCAGCCATTCATTGAAGAATTCAATTATCCTATGCCCCAAAATTGTGCTGGTGGGAATACTGGAGTTATTGTAAATGGGAGAGAGCTTCATCAGAGAGATTTGGATTTGCTGGTTAGCAGAGGACTTTCGCCTAATGCTGATCAGTCTTATATTATTGAGATTTCAGGAAAGGTTTTCGATGAAGCGTCGGGTGAGGAGCTTGATAGTCTTGGCAGGCTTGCTCCAACGTGAGTTACCTTGCTAGTAACACAAACTCAGCTTTGTTATGTGGTGTTAGTCGATTGAAAATATATTAGCTGCATATTTAGGATAATTTCTTGTGTTTTTCTTCCTTTTACATGCTAGGCTATTTTTCTGCTCTTTTGGCAATATGTACAACCCCAACTAACTTAACGTTTAAACAACAAATGAGACCCCCTAGAAGATTCCCTGAGTCGATGACGACATGGTATAAAGCATAAAATCTTGGATAACAATTGAAGCATGAGATAACTTTCAGCTAAGTGTTTCTGAGCATTTACAAATGAAAATCCTAGTATAAAGGACAATTCGAAGTCTTTTCCTGAAATTGTATGAATGATTTTGTGAGTTGATGCTAGCATGATATGAAGCATAAAATATTGGATGGCAATTGAATCATGAGAGAACTTTACAAATAAAAATCCTTGATACAAAGAACAATTTGAAGCATTTGCATGAAACCATATGTGATTTCATCATCACCATCAATCTTACAATGATCTGACATTGGAATATAATATAAAGATTGATTACATGAACATAATTGTGTAAGATTTTTCAAATATTGTAATTAATGTTGTGGCAGCCTGTGAAGATGTTAGCAAAGCCTTATATATCTTATCATAACTGCTCAACATATGCAGTCATGTGCACTTGCCAAACTAAAAAATGTTATTTGAAGTTACCACGACTTTATAAGTAACAAGCTTTGATTTATCATATGTACTGCTACTTTATTTTTCCATATCATGCTACAATTGGTGGGAAGGACTATATGTTGGTAGGTGTCTCCAGGTATGCTCCTGCAGCTTCTTTGAGACTGTCAGCCCTTGCACTCACCTCAAAATAGTAGGGAAAACACCATTGACAATGCATACTAGGAATAGGTTTTGAAGATACAAAGATGCAGTAGGTAAGGCCGAAAATCAATCTGGCTAGATTGTTAAGTTCCTGTATGCTTGTATCCTGAAAGatccaattaaattaagttaatgaaAGTTTAAAGGGCCTCTTAATGTCAAATAGGAGCTAAACAAGATAAGGGATGAAAGGTCAAGCCCTGATAGTGAGTTTTAAGTGTTGATCTACCTCTGTTGTGGTATCTGTATACCTTTTTAAGCCAATGTGggactcaatttttaattagtgGTGGacctttatttttattattattattattttaacttCGCCTTGACCTTTCTTAGGCTTTTGGAGGTGCAAACGCTGTTGCAGAGGTCCATCATTTTTTCGTTCTTTAGTTGATGTTTTCCCCTTCTATTCTTAAATGTAGTTAGCATTTCAGGGATTCATTGCCTCAAATATTTGCCTTGGTTAACAGTTATGCCTGTCCATTGTTTACTATTTTCTGTGGTTTTACTGTCTATCCCATATATAATATTTAACATATCAGCTTTGCTTTCCTTTCTTAGACAGTCTTCTTGAATGAATCATTGGATTGTCCAAGGGCTACATGCCATTATAGCATTTttagtttttcttcttttttttttttaaaaaaaaaaagcattacaGGGCTCTTTGGTTCCATTCATTTTTATCTTCATTCTTGGTGTCACCTTGTTTCCAGCCAGTGTTATGTTTGCAAACTGTGTGCATTTCCTGTGCACCCAAGCAGGTTGAGACCAACTACTGATGCATCCGTCTCATGTGCCATCGCCATCTTTTGACTTGCATTAGTCTTCTGATGGATGTGTTGAGACCTGACCACCTGAATAACGTTTGTGGGCTCATCTATTATTAGCATTGCCAGCTTGTGGACCCCTAGTATCATTTGCCCATGGCATTCCATTGTTTCCTTATTCTAGTCTTTATTTCTGTTCATTGACTCTGCGAGCCTTTCTGCTAGCTCCTCCACCTTCAACCCACATCATCAACTTTTAAGTTATATTCCTCCACTACTGATGTCATTATTTCCTCGGAattctttgtttttgttttttttccttttttgaagTTGTCAGGGTTGTGGCATGGCATTTGTTGTCTATCCACAGTCTACTATGCACTTTTAATATGGAAATCCACAATCAACTGTACAAATATTATGCAAATGGCTGAGCTTAACCCTCTCCGCATTCACAATCTCAATGGTGATGTTGGAAGCAATTGTCTGGCAACCCTCAGACCAATTCCATTAGTTTATATATCCTTTGATTCCCAAACTTTTAGAGGGAAAGTCCAATCGTTATGAGTTATGATGTTCAACTCATTAACTGGCCTACTTCTCAAAGCTGAGCTTGCTAAGTAAAAACCTTGTATGATTACTGAAGCCTACGCACATTGGCTCATCTCATAAACCAGCACATTGGCCCCTATCCTTCTAATTCTGTTCAAATTTTTCAGTGACTCTACCTTCCTTATCATTCAGTCTGTCTTTCCAATGGAGAATTTTGGTTTGTGATCCATCCTGAAAGGGAGTGAGGTGGGGGTATCATAGTGTTCAAAATAGTATAAGAGCCTATTATGCTGTAGACTTGTCAGgccatttaattaattatatattctcCCTACATGTATTCCTTTCTTCAATTTATGAATCTGTATGTATGTGGATCTCTAGTGTTGGCCATGCTTGTCTGATTGTATGATTTGCAAGTGTATATACCATATGAGAAGTTGCATTCACTAAAGTATGTGCACTTTTAGTCTCATTTAATAATCAGCCATTGCAAGGAGATGCTTAAAAGCTGTCTTGCAGCTGATTTATGAACATCAGGCCTTGTTGAGTTAGTAAATTAAGTTCTTTTGAAAAGACTAATCATCTTGTGTTTCTTGAATGGCCATTGATTAGATGTGGCGCTGCATGCTGTTGTATATGTTCTACTCTGAATGTTATTACTTATAATCCACCAGGTTTTTTCACATGCTGCTTGCTGAAAAATGCATCTTCATAAGAAGAATTTATCTAATTCATTGGAGTTTTCTGGTTGGTCAACAGATTTTATCCCTTGAATCTTTCAATAAATTCTGTCCTTTTGATTGATCAGAGTTGAGAAAATGAAACATGGATTTGGTATGCGGGTTCCAAGAGTGATTGCTTAGCTGCTTGTCGGTGGCTTTGACTTATTTGAACACCCCATGAAGGTTCCAATACAAGGGACATACTTCATGAAGCTGTTGAGTACTAGTGATAGAGGTAATTTCACTAATATAATTCAATGCAAAGCTCTGGTTGTTAGATTTGATTCAGACGCAATCCTGACATTTTTGCCAATCTCATCAGGTCTAGTGGTGCCACTTTCTCATCTTCGAAGCCCGATTGCCCTGCTAAAATTATTGCCTTCTTTTGTTCTTTTGTTGCGATACCATGAGGTCAGAATAGCCGGCTTGCAATTTATAAAAGCGTGGTTCATCATTCATTTGTTTTTCGTTTTGACTACAATGATGTGTTGTGGAATCTATCTTATGCGAGGCTGGATGGTTTCGCACTGAGACATTGGTTTATCAAAATGGCTATTAGCTGAGTGTGAGATGCTTTCTACTTGATACAGAATTCTATTTTTGTGGAGAAACTTGGCTATCCTTCAACGTAATCTGGAGCTTAATATTCTGATATAAACCAAACTTCTCTAAAT
Protein-coding regions in this window:
- the LOC105039539 gene encoding uncharacterized protein; its protein translation is MAEGVGAKVRVVRCPKCDKLLPELPDFTVYRCGGCSATLQAKKRNPSTDYSLERSDGGDVKCFDNSESCSEKKGVNPDSGSETDRESIEVGFRREEKMLLHSGANSINSSASMTENRDVSQKPNASSLHGLLPSGSGIRDRYSIWCRSSRAQVTDRNSNADELVKEKLEVQSTDLHRRTQQTQVSMGEERCRASIICGLPRDQMNGVPIAPYADEGPSSQQMKLTHGYGNGGPTMKQKRERADKAEYLEQDPAQLLRKLDELRDQLRRSCEVVDRPKDRIPKNRREASSSYNHQGHGTWFPEGLSSLNRDSSLHPCIPNGYSTGLPNFYPGYGEPFVSQALGRTSYHCHVQYPERPMCNCPCGHLDLDPVISYHHEGFYPQPACSCVHCYNKHQVLPAQAPPAFISNKRVPYLENNHGFYHVDGPSVSGSRSYNQTYGSSSLYSHEQQSQQSAAFPGKTDSRPCQPKAGAAPFVVCCNCFELLLLPQKLKLTVEKCFKLRCGSCFQVISLELDGKRLVTSARPPATPATKISNGSNDGLNEDFLPQSHANRHPDTSYSEDYDSPGYNIQSMVENLVSPPTSSHEMTGKKYDLNFSHADKMQGISTSSSRSEDVESPDSQMCQRDAPSSAELPFEDEVTSDVPGLPLREHLAHPLSNQVTYGSGKGSTSRRYNQKKIASFNGNFQQNSEKDVQAATEIDLSVDEYSNPDFSQDSWEVRRDEDQHRIGKDDDSFFAGLMKKTFKDISLFNQSGKDDRSKVSINGHPISDHLVKKAEKLAGPVYPGKYWYDYRAGFWGVMGHPCLGIIPPFIEEFNYPMPQNCAGGNTGVIVNGRELHQRDLDLLVSRGLSPNADQSYIIEISGKVFDEASGEELDSLGRLAPTVEKMKHGFGMRVPRVIA